The following proteins come from a genomic window of Actinomycetota bacterium:
- the pstA gene encoding phosphate ABC transporter permease PstA — protein sequence MKVRARIRRARAYEAIAKVALGICASVSLGIALLFVGYISVRGFGFVNWEFLSQPPRAFMTEGGIFPAIVGTFYLTLGAALLAIPIGVMAGIYLSEYAPRNRTTRIIRLAIANMAGVPSIVYGLFGFAMFVSVFGWGRSILAGAATLACLTLPVIITATEEALRQIPTDLRQASLALGATKLRTIGRIVLPAAAPGIVTGSILGLSRAAGETAPILLTAVAFFAPLAASPMSQTMALPYHLFIMATQATKDAPHMVWGTAFVLVAGVSILNVVVSIWRSNQRRKIRW from the coding sequence ATGAAGGTCAGGGCACGGATCAGGCGCGCAAGGGCGTATGAGGCAATTGCAAAGGTTGCATTGGGGATTTGCGCGAGCGTTTCGCTCGGGATCGCCCTACTTTTTGTAGGATACATTTCGGTAAGAGGTTTCGGCTTCGTAAACTGGGAGTTCTTGTCCCAACCACCAAGGGCTTTCATGACCGAAGGTGGTATATTTCCGGCGATTGTTGGTACTTTCTATCTCACTTTGGGCGCCGCGCTTCTCGCGATACCTATTGGCGTGATGGCGGGTATATACCTTTCCGAATACGCGCCGAGAAACAGAACTACCAGAATTATTCGGCTTGCTATAGCAAACATGGCAGGCGTTCCTTCGATCGTCTACGGGCTCTTTGGTTTTGCAATGTTCGTCAGTGTGTTTGGCTGGGGACGATCGATCCTGGCGGGGGCCGCCACTCTTGCATGCTTGACGCTCCCCGTGATCATCACTGCTACGGAAGAGGCTCTGAGGCAGATCCCTACCGATTTGCGCCAAGCGTCACTCGCCTTGGGTGCTACCAAGCTTAGGACGATTGGGCGCATAGTTCTGCCCGCCGCCGCTCCCGGAATCGTGACCGGCTCTATCCTGGGGCTCTCACGGGCGGCAGGCGAGACGGCACCAATACTGCTCACCGCAGTTGCATTTTTTGCGCCACTGGCGGCTTCTCCGATGTCGCAGACGATGGCCTTGCCTTACCACCTGTTTATCATGGCTACCCAGGCAACAAAAGATGCTCCACACATGGTTTGGGGCACAGCGTTTGTCTTGGTTGCGGGTGTGAGCATACTAAATGTGGTTGTTTCGATTTGGCGTTCCAATCAGAGGAGAAAG
- the pstC gene encoding phosphate ABC transporter permease subunit PstC: MPDSTARAKRRLDRLGTSQAVEIFIKILIGISGWTAILVLASIAIFLFLNGMRAMQEVGLINMLFGESWFPTSKNQQFGFLPAIVGSAWATLVALTVAVPLGILSAVFISEFAGKRIKDIAKSIIEFMAAIPSVVLGLIGLAILAPWVKEAFGTQTGLTAMTAGLMVGFMCLPTIISISEDALHAVPNELRQGSAALGNTRWQTTFKVVIPAASSGIFAAVMLGLGRAIGETMVVLMLAGNAGIIPPDPLMAVRTLPGTIANEMGETVRGGLHFSALFVMGFFLFTVTFLINLAADVVLERQRRRWRR, from the coding sequence ATGCCCGATTCTACAGCTCGCGCTAAGCGACGCCTCGACCGCCTGGGTACTTCCCAGGCGGTCGAGATTTTCATCAAAATATTGATAGGTATCTCCGGGTGGACGGCCATATTGGTGCTCGCCAGCATCGCCATATTCCTGTTTCTAAACGGAATGCGGGCAATGCAAGAGGTCGGCCTGATAAACATGCTGTTTGGAGAGAGTTGGTTTCCGACCTCGAAAAATCAGCAGTTCGGCTTTCTTCCTGCGATCGTTGGCTCAGCCTGGGCGACTCTGGTTGCACTGACAGTGGCTGTTCCGCTTGGAATACTATCTGCGGTGTTCATTTCAGAGTTTGCCGGCAAACGCATAAAGGATATCGCCAAATCGATCATTGAGTTCATGGCCGCGATCCCCTCTGTGGTCTTAGGACTCATAGGACTCGCGATTCTGGCTCCTTGGGTAAAAGAGGCGTTTGGAACTCAGACCGGGCTCACCGCGATGACGGCCGGACTGATGGTTGGATTTATGTGCCTTCCGACGATCATCTCTATCTCCGAGGATGCGCTTCATGCGGTGCCAAACGAGCTTCGCCAGGGCTCGGCCGCATTGGGGAACACTCGCTGGCAGACAACATTCAAAGTAGTCATCCCTGCCGCTTCATCGGGTATTTTCGCAGCGGTGATGCTGGGATTAGGTAGGGCGATAGGTGAGACCATGGTCGTGCTAATGCTTGCCGGAAATGCTGGAATTATCCCCCCGGATCCTCTGATGGCAGTGAGAACGCTTCCAGGGACCATCGCCAATGAAATGGGAGAGACCGTCAGGGGTGGACTTCACTTCTCGGCGCTCTTTGTCATGGGCTTCTTCCTTTTCACCGTGACCTTTTTAATCAATTTGGCCGCCGATGTTGTACTTGAGCGTCAGCGTCGGAGGTGGCGAAGATGA
- a CDS encoding PstS family phosphate ABC transporter substrate-binding protein, with translation MKVSKLFMFAVLTAFAVVGLGLAGCAAPEQDGTGGTPVEQGSDLSGTINIQGSDTMVNMAQALAEEFMGVNPDVVLSIKGGGSGTGIAAMINGTIDIATASRGMKDEEIAQARENNVDPVEHAVAVDCVAVVVHSSNPVTELTLAQLGAIYRGEITNWSEVGGPDLDIVLVSRDSASGTFEFFKEEVVAVEDENAEFAKEAMLLPSTQAIVNEVTQNEAAIGYVGLGYLTEATKVLAIDGVVASVETAMDQSYPLARYLYMYTNGQPTGVIQAFLDWVLSEDGSAIITDQGFVSVQ, from the coding sequence ATGAAAGTCAGCAAGCTATTTATGTTTGCGGTGCTTACCGCATTCGCAGTTGTCGGCCTGGGGCTGGCAGGCTGCGCCGCCCCTGAGCAGGATGGGACTGGCGGTACGCCAGTCGAACAGGGAAGCGATCTGTCTGGAACGATAAACATTCAGGGATCTGACACCATGGTCAACATGGCTCAGGCTTTAGCCGAGGAGTTCATGGGTGTGAATCCCGATGTCGTTTTGTCGATCAAGGGTGGCGGCTCGGGTACCGGTATTGCGGCCATGATCAATGGCACGATCGACATTGCCACTGCATCAAGAGGCATGAAGGACGAAGAGATTGCTCAGGCCAGGGAGAACAATGTGGATCCCGTTGAGCATGCTGTCGCGGTTGACTGTGTGGCCGTTGTTGTCCACTCGAGCAATCCTGTGACCGAGCTGACGCTTGCGCAGTTGGGAGCGATCTACCGTGGAGAGATCACCAACTGGAGCGAGGTCGGCGGCCCGGACTTGGACATCGTTCTGGTCTCTCGGGACAGTGCTTCAGGGACGTTTGAGTTTTTCAAGGAAGAGGTTGTCGCTGTAGAGGACGAGAATGCCGAGTTCGCCAAAGAGGCCATGTTGTTGCCCTCTACTCAGGCGATCGTCAATGAGGTAACTCAGAACGAAGCAGCCATTGGCTATGTAGGTCTTGGCTATTTGACGGAGGCCACTAAAGTGCTAGCCATCGATGGCGTGGTGGCCAGCGTGGAGACCGCAATGGATCAGAGCTACCCGCTCGCTCGTTATCTTTACATGTACACCAACGGCCAGCCCACCGGCGTAATCCAGGCTTTCCTGGATTGGGTGCTAAGTGAAGATGGAAGTGCTATCATAACGGACCAGGGTTTCGTGTCGGTTCAGTAG
- a CDS encoding response regulator transcription factor: MANILVVEDDPVIRQTVDYALRRAGFETVTSANGLEALEIARAFKPDLILLDLMLPGIDGYMFAQNLRETNRSTPIIIVTALDQETDKIRGLDAGADDYITKPFSMEELLARVRANLRRVREREVLKGNATIEAGDLVIEPGQLSVRVSGAPVKLRLKEFQLLVSLASEPGILKTRQHLAQEVWGYEFLPSSRTIDVHIRRLRQAIEDPSEFIYVHTVHGVGYRFAPIPKVESAEW, encoded by the coding sequence TTGGCAAACATCCTGGTCGTCGAGGATGACCCTGTCATAAGGCAAACGGTAGACTACGCGCTAAGGCGAGCAGGTTTTGAAACTGTCACTAGCGCCAACGGCCTTGAGGCGCTCGAGATCGCCAGAGCTTTCAAGCCCGACCTCATCTTGCTCGATCTCATGCTGCCAGGCATTGACGGGTACATGTTCGCGCAAAACCTGCGAGAAACCAACCGATCCACACCCATAATCATCGTAACGGCGCTGGATCAGGAGACTGACAAGATCAGGGGCCTCGATGCTGGAGCCGACGACTACATAACGAAGCCCTTCTCGATGGAAGAGCTTCTTGCCAGGGTCCGAGCGAACTTGCGCCGGGTTCGGGAGCGTGAGGTACTCAAAGGCAACGCGACTATCGAGGCGGGCGACCTGGTTATCGAGCCGGGCCAACTGAGCGTGCGTGTATCCGGAGCCCCGGTAAAGTTGCGCCTGAAGGAGTTTCAGCTACTTGTGTCTCTCGCTTCGGAGCCAGGCATATTGAAGACCAGACAGCATCTTGCGCAAGAGGTGTGGGGATATGAGTTTCTGCCCTCGTCACGAACGATCGACGTACATATTCGACGACTTCGACAGGCGATAGAGGATCCATCCGAGTTCATTTATGTTCATACTGTCCATGGTGTAGGGTATCGATTCGCTCCGATACCAAAGGTCGAGTCCGCCGAGTGGTAA
- a CDS encoding GHKL domain-containing protein, with product MNAKNDRLNIPKRYRTTAVYILLLIALASVWSFALFTPLNSALEEREERHFLATAQTASLVVENIADPEPALDRLARDTGLRISLVDSTGQVLIDTAGKDIRDIPNSRDPEILSALQGRIGLDRRAEVDADMEVLHVAVPVSHEGETAALRVSETHDEITAILASAQNFGLFLLAAVIVSTVILVIRLTQHLKEPLERLTLATKDISAGNLSVSVRSEDAELAPLSEALAELKEYMKIRFGELQSERQNLRIVLDGLADAVFLLEGEIITFANSAAGRIFRTPVAGWAGQSIASTPLPTSVVSAVLSTVTSATKEHSVTECGPDASGAILKVSVTPLQRIGEPDRTLVVISDITERVRTERLRRDFVANASHELKTPVATMQLLAETTRDAAKDNDIDQALAFAAQIADESRRLGRLVTELLNLSRLESTPAPDTVTDIRQAASNAFAGHRVTAAQKGLTLEIDDAKVRDEDLYVNADPTDLAIIFDNLLDNAVNYTIEGGVKVILEADNANVRISFIDSGIGIPQEDIPRIFERFYRVDRARSRATGSTGLGLSLVRNVVERSKGSLEVISELGKGSTFVVILPRVN from the coding sequence ATGAACGCCAAAAACGACAGATTGAACATCCCGAAACGATATCGAACAACCGCGGTCTACATTCTCTTGCTGATTGCACTAGCATCAGTGTGGTCCTTTGCCCTGTTCACTCCGCTGAACTCTGCTTTGGAGGAGAGAGAGGAGCGCCACTTTCTTGCAACGGCTCAAACCGCTTCTCTTGTTGTGGAGAACATCGCTGATCCGGAGCCGGCGCTTGACAGGCTTGCTCGCGACACAGGCCTTCGGATCTCACTTGTCGACTCAACCGGCCAAGTGCTCATCGACACGGCGGGCAAGGATATCCGCGACATACCTAACTCACGTGACCCGGAGATACTCTCGGCCTTACAAGGTCGAATCGGACTGGACCGCCGGGCCGAAGTTGATGCTGACATGGAGGTGCTGCACGTTGCGGTGCCTGTTAGCCACGAGGGGGAGACTGCGGCTCTACGCGTATCCGAGACGCACGATGAAATTACAGCGATACTCGCCTCGGCACAAAATTTCGGTTTATTCCTGCTGGCTGCCGTCATCGTTTCGACTGTCATTCTTGTCATTCGGCTGACGCAGCATCTAAAAGAGCCCTTGGAGAGGTTGACGCTTGCCACAAAGGATATCTCGGCAGGTAACCTCTCTGTTTCCGTACGCAGCGAGGATGCAGAGCTGGCACCGCTCTCTGAGGCATTGGCCGAATTGAAAGAGTATATGAAGATCAGATTCGGAGAACTTCAATCCGAAAGGCAGAACCTTCGCATCGTGCTGGACGGCCTTGCTGACGCAGTGTTCCTGCTCGAGGGAGAGATAATCACCTTTGCGAACAGTGCCGCAGGAAGGATATTCAGGACGCCCGTTGCCGGCTGGGCGGGGCAGAGCATCGCTTCAACACCCTTGCCCACCTCCGTTGTCTCGGCCGTTCTCTCGACCGTTACCTCAGCGACAAAAGAGCACAGCGTTACCGAGTGCGGCCCGGATGCCTCGGGGGCGATACTGAAAGTGTCGGTGACTCCACTACAGCGCATCGGTGAACCGGACAGAACTTTAGTCGTCATCAGCGATATCACCGAGAGAGTTCGAACCGAGCGGTTGCGCAGGGACTTCGTGGCAAACGCCAGTCATGAGCTCAAGACACCGGTGGCCACGATGCAGCTGCTCGCCGAGACGACGCGCGACGCCGCCAAAGATAACGACATCGACCAAGCGCTGGCCTTTGCGGCGCAGATTGCCGATGAGTCCCGCCGCCTGGGGCGTCTCGTAACCGAACTTCTAAACCTTTCGAGGCTTGAGTCGACACCAGCGCCTGATACGGTAACGGACATAAGGCAAGCCGCCTCCAATGCCTTCGCTGGTCACCGGGTTACGGCAGCGCAAAAAGGACTCACGCTAGAGATCGATGATGCCAAGGTCCGCGACGAAGACCTCTACGTTAACGCCGATCCGACCGATCTAGCGATAATCTTCGACAACCTGCTCGACAACGCCGTGAACTACACAATAGAAGGTGGGGTCAAGGTCATCCTGGAGGCCGACAACGCCAACGTGCGAATCTCGTTTATCGACTCCGGGATTGGAATACCGCAGGAAGACATCCCCCGAATATTTGAACGCTTCTATCGAGTCGACAGAGCCCGTTCCCGTGCGACCGGGAGCACGGGCCTAGGTCTTTCCCTAGTGCGAAATGTGGTTGAGCGCTCCAAGGGATCGCTGGAGGTCATCTCCGAGCTTGGCAAAGGCTCAACTTTTGTGGTGATCTTGCCCAGAGTCAACTGA
- a CDS encoding phosphatase PAP2 family protein, which produces MRVRPVELWRRDPRPGTLTLAFGVTAIGAAGLLSALLLYRPLVAIDVALSAAIRGADFPAADGFFTLVARLGDASIVAALTLVAALILVAKSRLPEALLLALGVGGGSVLGAVTRGLLERERPAAEVAKVLTVEGYGFPSGDALQVFLLLGIGALIFALEARRLSYKVWVLALCALVCGLVAYAQVYLGVHWLGDVIAAWIFGASWTILCFAGYFALLSVDSGQDHHKS; this is translated from the coding sequence GTGCGAGTACGGCCGGTTGAGCTTTGGCGGCGTGATCCCAGGCCGGGCACGCTGACTTTGGCTTTTGGGGTTACAGCAATCGGAGCTGCCGGACTACTCTCCGCCCTGTTGTTGTATCGGCCGCTTGTTGCTATCGATGTTGCTCTCTCAGCGGCAATTAGAGGCGCAGATTTTCCCGCCGCCGACGGCTTCTTTACGCTGGTTGCCCGCTTGGGCGATGCAAGTATTGTGGCAGCATTGACGCTTGTGGCCGCTCTTATACTGGTGGCCAAGAGCCGGTTGCCAGAGGCGCTTCTACTCGCCCTCGGAGTCGGCGGGGGATCGGTGCTCGGAGCTGTAACTCGCGGCCTGCTCGAACGCGAGAGGCCCGCCGCCGAGGTCGCAAAGGTTTTGACGGTTGAGGGCTATGGCTTTCCGTCGGGCGATGCCCTGCAGGTGTTCTTGCTTCTCGGGATCGGCGCGCTGATTTTCGCGCTCGAAGCCAGGAGGCTGTCGTATAAAGTGTGGGTTCTGGCCTTGTGCGCTTTGGTCTGTGGCTTGGTCGCTTACGCGCAGGTCTATCTTGGCGTCCATTGGCTAGGCGACGTAATTGCCGCATGGATTTTCGGCGCTTCGTGGACGATCTTGTGTTTTGCGGGATACTTTGCGCTGCTGTCAGTTGACTCTGGGCAAGATCACCACAAAAGTTGA
- a CDS encoding putative manganese-dependent inorganic diphosphatase produces the protein MGPIIVFGHRRPDNDSICSAVAYAHLKNVTDSANVYVPARLGPMPPETAWLFAKFGVEPPMELGHVRTRVSDVMSRNVISISADQSMLEAGRLMREHKIRVLPVLEGESFRGFVTQSTLAEMYLDEIEIRGFLMRHVSVAQLVAAVHGELLVGDRDLELKGNVLIAAMEPSTMVGYISPGDTLIVGDRKRSQPMAIEAGVACLILTGGTKPDEKVIQLASRHGAAIISTAYDSYATARLVNLSHKVRDSIDASFQLVEPETLLSEASEDLLVSPNRALAVIDSKGHFSGILTRTNIARGLRRRVILVDHNEISQSAPGVEEAAVVEIVDHHRVGDIQTAGPILFLNMPVGATATIVALRYEQLGINPPDSMAAVMLSAIMTDTVLLKSPTTTEVDHQVARRLAESLGVDAIDFGMQVFKARDADMPFSAQQAVKADLKEYRVGDKSIAVAQIETVDLTSVMGHIDEITAAMNGLKAVHGYDLVLLMVTDVIREGSEIIAVGQIRLAERGLGVSLANGSAWLDGVLSRKKQIAERLVDAVAG, from the coding sequence ATGGGTCCTATCATAGTTTTCGGGCACAGGCGACCCGATAATGATTCGATATGTTCGGCTGTGGCGTACGCCCACCTGAAAAACGTTACCGACTCGGCGAATGTCTATGTTCCTGCCCGCCTCGGCCCGATGCCACCGGAAACCGCATGGCTCTTTGCGAAGTTTGGCGTGGAGCCCCCGATGGAGCTTGGACACGTCAGGACTCGGGTCAGTGATGTTATGTCCAGGAACGTTATCAGTATTTCTGCCGATCAGAGCATGCTTGAAGCTGGGCGTTTGATGAGGGAGCACAAGATTCGCGTACTGCCGGTGCTGGAGGGGGAGTCGTTTCGTGGATTCGTGACACAGTCGACCTTGGCCGAAATGTACCTCGATGAGATTGAGATACGCGGGTTTCTTATGCGCCACGTATCGGTTGCTCAACTGGTTGCCGCTGTGCACGGCGAGCTGCTCGTCGGCGACAGGGACCTCGAGCTCAAGGGCAACGTTCTTATTGCGGCGATGGAGCCGTCAACCATGGTGGGTTATATCTCGCCGGGAGACACGTTGATCGTAGGTGATCGCAAGAGGTCACAGCCCATGGCCATCGAAGCTGGCGTTGCATGCCTGATATTGACGGGCGGGACGAAGCCCGATGAGAAGGTGATCCAGCTGGCTTCTCGGCATGGGGCAGCGATTATTTCGACAGCTTATGATTCATATGCGACCGCACGTCTCGTCAACCTTTCGCACAAAGTACGAGACAGCATCGATGCTTCGTTTCAATTGGTCGAGCCAGAAACATTGTTGAGCGAGGCATCAGAAGATCTTTTGGTAAGCCCAAATCGCGCGCTGGCAGTGATCGACTCCAAAGGGCACTTCAGCGGAATCCTCACACGCACCAATATCGCCAGGGGTTTGCGTCGTCGCGTGATCCTCGTTGATCACAACGAGATATCCCAATCGGCTCCCGGTGTAGAAGAGGCGGCTGTTGTCGAGATTGTTGACCACCACAGGGTTGGAGACATACAGACAGCAGGGCCAATTTTGTTCTTGAACATGCCTGTTGGAGCGACAGCTACAATCGTTGCGCTTCGCTATGAGCAGCTAGGCATCAATCCGCCCGACTCCATGGCCGCCGTAATGCTCTCAGCGATTATGACCGATACTGTGTTGCTAAAATCGCCGACCACTACCGAGGTGGATCATCAGGTGGCGCGCCGCCTGGCAGAGAGTCTTGGTGTTGACGCAATCGACTTTGGCATGCAGGTATTCAAGGCTCGTGACGCAGATATGCCTTTCTCGGCTCAGCAGGCAGTAAAGGCCGATCTCAAAGAGTACAGGGTGGGCGATAAGAGCATCGCCGTCGCGCAGATTGAGACGGTCGATCTGACAAGCGTTATGGGTCATATCGATGAGATTACCGCCGCCATGAATGGGCTCAAAGCTGTCCATGGATACGACTTGGTGCTGCTTATGGTCACGGATGTGATTCGCGAGGGAAGTGAGATAATAGCTGTAGGGCAAATACGTCTGGCCGAGCGGGGCCTCGGCGTTTCTTTGGCCAATGGCTCCGCCTGGCTCGATGGCGTTTTGTCTCGGAAGAAGCAGATCGCCGAGCGGTTAGTTGATGCAGTGGCAGGTTAG